In the genome of Nomascus leucogenys isolate Asia chromosome 12, Asia_NLE_v1, whole genome shotgun sequence, the window agcaaaattagccgggcgtgatggctcatgcctgtaatcccagctactcgggagactgaggcaggagaattgcttgaacccaggaggtggaggttgcagtgagccaggatcacgccattgtactccagcttgggcaacaagagcgaaactccatctcaaaaaaaaaaaaaaaaaagaaaagaagggccgggtgcggtggctcacgcctgtaatccctacactttgggaggctgaggcgggctgatcacgaggtcaggagatcgagaccatcttggttaacacggtgaaaccccatctctactaaaaatacaaaaaacttggccgggcgtggtggcatgtgcctgtagtcccagctacttgggaggctgaggcaggaaaatggcatgaacctgggaggcggggcttgcagtgagctgagatcgcgccactgcactccagcctaggtgacagagtgagactctgtctcaaaaaaaaaaaaaaaaaggaaagagaatgaaagaaggaaggaagggagggagggagggaatccacatctttcatttttctcaattagtcattcaagaaacatttaagaATCTCTTATCTGCCAGGCAAAAGATGAACTCAGGCTGACTTGGTTTAAGTCCCACTTGGCTAAGACTGGCTTCACTCTGGACAAGTATTTAATGATATAAGTGAGTATTTACTTAATAATAGATGCCAGGCACCATGATAAGTACCAGACATAGAACAGAGACATGGACAGGGAGATGCCTTCATGGAATTTATATTCTAACTAAGGAGCTGGGAGTTGGGGGTAAAATAACTGCAAATTATGACAAGTACTAAGAAGGAAACAAGGTGctgaaatataaaacagaaagagCCCTCTTTCCAATAGAATAAAGTCCTTTTTGCAAAGGTGACATGTAAGCTgaagcctgaggcatgagaaggaGCCAACCACATAAAGAACAGGGGAAAGGGTGTCCGGGCAGAGAACAGTATctgcaaaggccttgaggcaaGAACAGAGCTTGATGTATACCAGGAACTGAGGGAAGAGCAGTGAGGaagagcacagtggcacaaggTGGGGCTGGAAAAGCAGACAAGAGTCAGATCAATAGAGATGTATAGACCATGGAAAGGAAAACTGATTTTATTCTAGATGCCAGTAAGGCAGCACTGGCAGATTTTAAGCAAAAGGGAGTGGCAAGAACCAGTCtattaattcaaaaaatatttactgagcaattAAGGTTCACCAGACCCTAAGCTAGGTGTTGGGAGGTACAATAGTGAACAGAAACAGACATGATCCCTGTTCTTATAGACCACTTACATCGCAGGGTTATTGTGAGATTGGAATTATGACATATGCAAGCCCTCACACAGAGCCCTGGCACACatgggcattcaataaatgttagtttcctcCCCCTTCCAAGAACCTTTCCACATCATAGAAGAGAGAGGGCACACACATAACATCAAGGCAAATGTATAACTGCCTTAAGAAAGATTCAATGTCACGGGGATGAAAAAGGGGAAAGATCACTTCTGGGTTAAGGGTTacatggagaggaaggaagaggaggcaaTAAGGAGCACTTAAAGAGGTAAGTCATGATTGCGCCAAGGGTAAGTAAACCTGGGGGGCATCTAGGTAGAGGGGTGGCAGGAACAAAACACGGTGGTAGGAGAGGTGATGTATGGTTGAGGAATTGTGCGCTACCTGCCCAGGCTACAGCACAGACTGCCTATACCTAGGGGAGAAGCAAGAGATTTCACTGTGaagggaggctgaagccaggctgaagagtttggattttattcagtAAGCAGTGGAAGCCACTGAACATGACAACTCGAGTTGAAAAGGTCAGTCCATTAGAGATGTATGTGATGGACGGGAAGGAAGAGAACTCAGGAGGGAACAGCTAGAAAGCTGATGCAGCAGTCTGGGAGGAACGTAACAGAGGCATGGTTTCCAGGGAAGGCGGCAGGAATGAAGAGAAAGTTGGGAGAGAAATTCTAGAGTTACCAGGACTAGACATGGGGACAAGAAAGAAGGAGTGGTCAAGCACAATCCCCAAGACTTCAGTCTCAGTGAACTGAAGAATAACAAGGCCACTGACCGATGAAAGTAAGTCAGAAAAGAGAGCCAGCTTGGGATGAAGACTAGTTAATTGAAGAAAGTTTTAGACATAAGTTGATGCATGTAGATGGAGAAGTCCTACAGTCAGAATGTCTGTCCAGAACTCTTGACAAGCTAGTCTGGGAATGGAAGTAGAGATGACGGACACGTCAGAAAAATGCAGCTCTAATTGTAAATGCAGTCAAGTGAGGAGAGAAGGCTAAACACAGACTCCAGAGAAAATGCTCACATTTCCTGGGAAGCTTTTTTAACATTAAAGGGTCAGGGTAGAGTCCAGGAACCTGACTTTTAACAAATACCCCAGAGGAAACATTGTGCTAAATAGAAGTAATAGAGCtagcaaaaaaagaagaagaaagaagaaaaagaaggaagaagaaagaaagaagaaggaagaagaaaagaagaagaaagaagaagaggaggaggaggaaggaagaagaggaagaaggaagaagaagaaagatagaagaagaaagaagcaataatcaaaaacaaaagaagcacCAGGAAAGTACAGAGCCACAGAAACAAAATCATTACAGGTTAAGAAGGCATCAAAATTTTGGTCAGAAGTTTCCAATGGGGTGGGACAGAATGCCCACTACCAAGGGTTGGGAGCCAACAGCAGGGATTAGGGAGGCTGCAAACATAGGCTGCCCTAACGGGAGTTTCGTGGTTACTCAAAGCTGTGGGTGGATGTCCCAGGGTAGCAGGCACACTCAAGTCCTGCTCTTCAACAATGCACCCCGCCCTTTGAGAAGGCAATCTGGCAGTATGTTTATGGAAGTCCTCAAAAATGTTATCTTTGAGTCAGTAACCCCATTTCTAGGAAATAGGAaatacttaaaaagtaaaatgtcttATGAACAAAGATACATTACAGGAGTGGAGAGGTTCAAGGTCATATCACACCTtgaatttaaaatgctgaagccgggcgcggtggctcaagcctgtaatcccagcactttgggaggccgaggcgggcggatcacgaggtcaggagatcgagaccatcctggctaacacggtgaaaccccgtctctactaaaaatacaaaaaattagccgggcgtgttggcgggcgcctgtagtcccagctactcgggaggctgaggcaggagaatggcgtgaacccgggaggcggagctcgcagtgagccgagatcgcgccactgcactcgagtccgggagacagagcaagactccgtctcaaaaaataaaaaaaaaaaaaaaaaaaaataaaataaaaataaaataaaatgctgaggGGCTGGTgtctcacttctgtaatcccagcactttgggaggccgaggcgggcagatcacaaggtcaggagctcaagaccagcctgactaacatggtgaaaccccatctctactaaaaatacaaaagttagccagccatggtggcacccgcctatagtcccagctactcgggaggctgaagcacaagaatcgcttgaacccgggaggtggaggttgcagtgagccaagatctcaccactgcactccagcctaggtgacagagtgagactccatctcaaaaaaaaaaaaaaaaaaaaaaaaaaaagaaaagaaaaaaatgctgaggaAAACATCCAACTCAAAAGCTCACTATTACCCATCAGATTCAtcttcaaggccgggcgcggtggctcacgcttgtaatcccagcactttgggaggccgaggcgggcggatcacgaggtcaggagatcgagaccacggtgaaaccccgtctctactaaaaatacaaaaaaaattagccgggtgcggtggcgggcgcctgtagtcccagctactcggagaggctgaggcaggagaatggcgcgaacccgggaggcggagcttgcagtgagccgagattgcgccactgcactccagcctgggcgacagcgagactccgtctcaaaaaaaaaaaaaaaaaaaaaaaaaaaaaaaaaagattcatcttCAAATCCTAAACATCCCATGGCTTTTGTCCTCCCCCACCTTCCAGTGACTCCAAAGCACACAGAGCATATGCTGCACACTGTTCTAGTCTTTTTACCTGTCTGCTTCCCTCACTACATTAGAAGCTCCTTGAAAGCAAAAACTATGTTTTATGCATCTTTAAATCCTCTTGGAttcaaacatttgctgaatgaatgaccCATTCCTCCATTAAATCTCACCTCCACTCTAACATGCACAAAGCAGCAGTATCTCAGCCCCATTAGAAATCCCACCTTCCTCCCCCACTGTCCTGGCCCCTGCTTACCTGCATAGAAGTGATAGAAGGGCCACCAGACAGCACTGTTTGGGATATAGGTAAGCAGTGAAGCCACATAGCCTCGATAGAAGCCGCGAAGTCCATCAGCCCGCAGGATCTGCCTGATGATGTCCTTGGTTTGGCCAAAGACAAGTACCCCTTGTCCCTCTGGGTTCCCCCGCACCTGAAAGCGGCCCATTTTCTCACCCTTGCGTTGCATCATCAGGTGCTGGGAGACTACATCAATGGGCACTGTGATGCTCTGGGCCacaagggaggctgagccacCAGCCACCAGTGATTTGACTGTGTTACTCTGGCTGTAGTCAGCTACAAACTTCCGGGTGAGCTCATAAGTGGTGACATAACACTGGCCAGAGATGAGGGTGAAGGTATTGACCAGGAACCCTCGGTAGAGGCCAGTGATACCATCTGCTCGCAGGATCTTGATGAAGGCATCGAAGGTCCCATGGTAGAGGCTCTTCCCCTTCTGAACTTGCAACCGGGTGCGGATGAGGGTGAATGGGTAGACGCTGACACGGATCATCATTGTCATTGCCACACCAAACACGTAGAACTTCTTCTTGTCCAGGTGTTCCCACTCGATGATCTGGATGTTGCGTTTGTCCTCCATGGTGCCTGAAGACCTGGGATTTGAGCAGCATGGAGGGATGTGAAGAAGGAGGGTGGAGCTTTGTGCTTTCCCCTTCTGGCTGGGCTGTGAAGGCCCATTCTCAGCCCTCATCTCCTGGACACTCACCTGCCCAAAGCTTGGACTCCACCCAATCTG includes:
- the SLC25A44 gene encoding solute carrier family 25 member 44 isoform X3 yields the protein MRAENGPSQPSQKGKAQSSTLLLHIPPCCSNPRSSGTMEDKRNIQIIEWEHLDKKKFYVFGVAMTMMIRVSVYPFTLIRTRLQVQKGKSLYHGTFDAFIKILRADGITGLYRGFLVNTFTLISGQCYVTTYELTRKFVADYSQSNTVKSLVAGGSASLVAQSITVPIDVVSQHLMMQRKGEKMGRFQVRGNPEGQGVLVFGQTKDIIRQILRADGLRGFYRGYVASLLTYIPNSAVWWPFYHFYAESTPSDAGVWFSPL
- the SLC25A44 gene encoding solute carrier family 25 member 44 isoform X2, with amino-acid sequence MEDKRNIQIIEWEHLDKKKFYVFGVAMTMMIRVSVYPFTLIRTRLQVQKGKSLYHGTFDAFIKILRADGITGLYRGFLVNTFTLISGQCYVTTYELTRKFVADYSQSNTVKSLVAGGSASLVAQSITVPIDVVSQHLMMQRKGEKMGRFQVRGNPEGQGVLVFGQTKDIIRQILRADGLRGFYRGYVASLLTYIPNSAVWWPFYHFYAEQLSYLCPKECPHIVFQAVSGPLAAATASILTNPMDVIRTRVQVEGKNSIILTFRQLMAEEGPWGLMKGLSARIISATPSTIVIVVGYESLKKLSLRPELVDSRHW
- the SLC25A44 gene encoding solute carrier family 25 member 44 isoform X1 — protein: MRAENGPSQPSQKGKAQSSTLLLHIPPCCSNPRSSGTMEDKRNIQIIEWEHLDKKKFYVFGVAMTMMIRVSVYPFTLIRTRLQVQKGKSLYHGTFDAFIKILRADGITGLYRGFLVNTFTLISGQCYVTTYELTRKFVADYSQSNTVKSLVAGGSASLVAQSITVPIDVVSQHLMMQRKGEKMGRFQVRGNPEGQGVLVFGQTKDIIRQILRADGLRGFYRGYVASLLTYIPNSAVWWPFYHFYAEQLSYLCPKECPHIVFQAVSGPLAAATASILTNPMDVIRTRVQVEGKNSIILTFRQLMAEEGPWGLMKGLSARIISATPSTIVIVVGYESLKKLSLRPELVDSRHW